Within the Natranaeroarchaeum sulfidigenes genome, the region GATCACTATCGAGGCGACCGACGACAGCGTGGCGACGATCGAGGACAGCGAGATCAGGATCGACGCCGACACGCTGCCATACGCAACGGGGAGCGTCGACGAGGCGTTCCAGATCCGCTCGACCGGAGACACCGAGCAGCGCGTCTGGGTGACAAGCGACGTCGAGGGCGTCGAATTCCACCGGAGCGACACCGGCGAGCCGGTCGAAGAAGTGACCCTGAACCCCGGCGAGTCGGTGGGCGTGGGCCTCGAAGTCGATAGCTCGAAGGATCTGGATGGCGACGTGTTCACGATTCGCGTCGAGACCGAAGAGGAGGATAGTGAGTCATCCTCGATTTCGGTGACCGATGTCGACGTCGACCCGCGGGAGGTAGAGACCGGAGAGTCCTCGACGGTGACCGCGACGGTCGAGAACAGCGGTGACGGGCCGGGCTCGACGCGGGTTGGGCTGTCCGTCGACGGGACGATCGTCTCCCAGCAACTCGTCAGTCTTCGCGCGGGCGAGACCACAGCGGTGACGTTCGATCGCACGTTCCAGCAGTCCGGCGAGTACGAGATCGCGGTGACGAACCGCCCCGGCGTGACGGTCTACACGACCGATGCAGGGACGGTAACTGTCACGGACCCACCCAGTGGTCCCTCCTTCGAGGTGACTGACGCGGCTGTGTCGGCGACCGAAATCGACCCCGGCGAGAACGTCGACGTCACGGCCACCGTCGCGAACGTCGGCGACGAGGACGGGACTTTCACAGCGGAACTCGCGATTGCTGGTATCGTCTTCCAGAGCCAGCAGGTCGACGTGGCGGCTGGCGAGGAGGAGACGGTCACCTTCACCCGCGGGTTTGCCGACGAAGGCACCTTCGCAGTGAGCGTCAGCGGCAGCGACGCCAGCGAGGTAACCGTCGGGTCGCCGGGCGAGACCGTTGTCGAGACCACACAACGATATCTGAGTAATCCGGCGACGGCAAGCGTCGGGCTGGCCGCGCTGGTCGGACTGCTTGCGATCGGTCGCAGCAGCATCTGGGAGCTGGCCCGCCGGTACGTCTGAGGAACAAATATATCACCGTTGCTAGCCCACACCTCTGTATGCAGAATACTTCCCGGATACGTATGGGCCAGCCCAGCCCGGGAAGCGCGGGGGAACTATGACGCTCAGGTCCTACGTGGAGTGGGCGCTCGGTATTCTGCTGGTTGTCGTCGTGCTTGCGCTCTTGCTTGGCCAGTTGCTCGGCCAGCCGGTCTTGCTTGGCTTCGTCTCGACGGGTAGCATGGAGCCGACGATGAGCGCTGGCGATGGGTTCGTGGCAGTCCCATCGTTGGTCGCAGACGATACGAGCGAGGGCGATGTCGTGGTCTTCGAGGCCGAGGAACTCCACGGCGGCGGGCTGACGACCCACCGGGTTGTCGGGGAGACCGACGAGGGCTATATTACGAGAGGCGACGCCAACCCGTTCACTGATCAGGACGGTGACGAGCCGCCGGTCTCGGATGGGCAAATTGTCGCCCACGCCCTCCAGGTTGGTGATACAGTCGTGACCATTCCGCATCTCGGGACGGTCGTG harbors:
- a CDS encoding CARDB domain-containing protein, with amino-acid sequence MRRTNLLLIAAVCLLALFAAPTVVAGEDSPSDTITIEATDDSVATIEDSEIRIDADTLPYATGSVDEAFQIRSTGDTEQRVWVTSDVEGVEFHRSDTGEPVEEVTLNPGESVGVGLEVDSSKDLDGDVFTIRVETEEEDSESSSISVTDVDVDPREVETGESSTVTATVENSGDGPGSTRVGLSVDGTIVSQQLVSLRAGETTAVTFDRTFQQSGEYEIAVTNRPGVTVYTTDAGTVTVTDPPSGPSFEVTDAAVSATEIDPGENVDVTATVANVGDEDGTFTAELAIAGIVFQSQQVDVAAGEEETVTFTRGFADEGTFAVSVSGSDASEVTVGSPGETVVETTQRYLSNPATASVGLAALVGLLAIGRSSIWELARRYV